One stretch of Xanthomonas sp. DAR 35659 DNA includes these proteins:
- a CDS encoding DUF3617 domain-containing protein, whose amino-acid sequence MRYTMPATLAACMLLAACSKGGESVSMSNAPVDQVAKAQAGKLQPGEWEMRAEQVSSEATGGSSNMPPMPKMPPTSSKVCLTEEQVNDPASIFGNAAQMQQNCVYDSFTMKDGKVDAKLHCTMGDIKVEGTTTGTFSATEIASESHTTVSGLPGGMTTKSHMKIAGKRLGDCQPGDVKAGETKAPAAS is encoded by the coding sequence ATGCGTTACACCATGCCGGCAACGCTCGCTGCATGCATGCTCCTCGCCGCCTGCAGCAAGGGCGGCGAAAGCGTCTCGATGTCCAACGCCCCGGTCGACCAGGTCGCCAAGGCGCAGGCCGGCAAGCTGCAGCCGGGCGAATGGGAAATGCGGGCCGAGCAGGTCAGCAGCGAGGCCACCGGCGGCTCGTCCAACATGCCGCCGATGCCGAAGATGCCGCCGACCAGCAGCAAGGTGTGCCTGACCGAGGAACAGGTCAACGATCCCGCGAGCATCTTCGGCAACGCCGCGCAGATGCAGCAGAACTGCGTCTACGACTCCTTCACCATGAAGGACGGCAAGGTCGACGCGAAGCTGCATTGCACGATGGGCGACATCAAGGTCGAGGGCACCACGACCGGCACCTTCAGCGCCACCGAGATCGCGTCCGAGTCGCACACCACGGTCAGCGGATTGCCGGGCGGCATGACCACCAAGTCGCACATGAAGATCGCCGGCAAGCGCCTGGGCGACTGCCAGCCGGGCGACGTGAAGGCCGGCGAGACCAAGGCGCCTGCCGCCAGCTGA
- a CDS encoding Rne/Rng family ribonuclease, whose translation MKRMLINATQAEELRVAIVDGQTLYDIDIEQPSKEQKKSNIYKGRITRLEPSLEAAFVEYGGERHGFLPLKEISRDYFQAGVDHNKATIRELLREGQEVVVQVDKEERGNKGAALTTFISLAGRYMVLMPNSPSAGGVSRRIEGEDRAALKEALDKLNIPDDMGVIIRTAGVGRDAEELQWDLDYLLQVWKSIAEAALAKPAPFLIYQESRLIIRALRDYLRADIGEILVDTPEMYGDAQEFMQQVMPQSLRKLKHYTDDIPLFNRFQIESQIEAAYERSVRLPSGGSIVVDQTEALTAVDVNSSRATKGSDIEDTAFQTNLEAAEEVARQLRLRDLGGLVVIDFIDMASNKHQREVENRLQNALKYDRARVQIGRISRFGLLEMSRQRLRPSLGESSQIVCPRCDGHGRMRSVESMSLSIIRVAEEHAMKENTGQVLVQAPVEIANYLLNEKRRALSEIEKRHDAPIVIVADEQLHTPHYEVTRLRENELGEESAKPSYQRNTPRKLPVHALTKAQLNIPAPAVTNVKHSQPAPVREVVETPEPAAAPVQVQAPAPAPVAAPATGVVGWLKRIFGAGDAPAPTPVASEPAQRQRANDGNRNRNDRGDRNARRDGNRNGGQGGNAARGNGGNGGNARRDERRPGNGGGNPQGQQNGAAKPPRNEQPQQAKPQQQPAQQPKPPKQQQPQNPARQPKPQQEPAQAAAQGDRPQRQPRQDEAAGKPVAAPAAAVAQDATTIAAAAVVGAAVSPANEAPASEAIAATPAAPQPQVTQPGIDERESAAETAQAVPAGENGEADDANGEAGGRRRRGRRGGRRRRRGNGEAGTGSEGAAFDDNELEAGDSDGDGDGETASAPSRSQPEFDFDDDAAPGEASAAKPQQAPRERREKREPRPERPAATDAPTAAAAAVVPQAADDSAPAQAAPAATAAVVAVAPTVAAPASVEDAPAETTATQAADAHASSASAPVAETHAAPATPTATASVVAVAAPAESAPPKTVEDALQPAPTPIVERPVAVATTPLAAGTETVAAPVEAAAPLPATPVSEPRQDAAPTSPAAQEEPSKPAYMPVQTTLLDALPEEPAVAPATPASAPVATAPASNVAASDDADTAAAAPADTADKGLFDAPPADAPVAVAQHQPPRSAHDDGESDDDKEHKERAG comes from the coding sequence ATGAAGCGAATGCTGATCAACGCCACGCAGGCGGAAGAACTGCGTGTGGCCATCGTGGACGGCCAGACCCTGTACGACATCGACATCGAGCAGCCGTCCAAGGAACAGAAGAAGTCCAACATCTACAAGGGCCGCATCACCCGGCTCGAACCCTCGCTCGAAGCCGCCTTCGTCGAATACGGCGGCGAGCGCCACGGCTTCCTGCCGCTGAAGGAAATCTCCCGCGATTACTTCCAGGCCGGCGTCGACCACAACAAGGCGACGATCCGCGAACTGCTGCGCGAGGGCCAGGAAGTCGTGGTCCAGGTGGACAAGGAAGAACGCGGCAACAAGGGCGCCGCGCTGACCACGTTCATCTCCCTGGCCGGCCGCTACATGGTGCTGATGCCGAACTCGCCCAGCGCCGGCGGCGTCTCGCGCCGGATCGAGGGCGAGGACCGCGCCGCGCTGAAGGAAGCGCTGGACAAGCTGAACATCCCCGACGACATGGGCGTGATCATCCGCACCGCCGGCGTCGGCCGCGATGCCGAAGAACTGCAGTGGGACCTGGACTACCTGCTGCAGGTGTGGAAGTCGATCGCCGAGGCCGCCCTGGCCAAGCCGGCGCCGTTCCTGATCTACCAGGAATCGCGGCTGATCATCCGCGCCCTGCGCGACTACCTGCGCGCCGACATCGGCGAGATCCTGGTCGACACCCCCGAGATGTACGGCGATGCCCAGGAGTTCATGCAGCAGGTGATGCCGCAGAGCCTGCGCAAGCTCAAGCACTACACCGACGACATCCCGCTGTTCAACCGCTTCCAGATCGAATCGCAGATCGAGGCGGCCTACGAGCGCAGCGTGCGCCTGCCCTCCGGCGGCTCGATCGTGGTCGACCAGACCGAAGCGCTGACCGCGGTGGACGTCAACTCCTCGCGCGCGACCAAGGGCAGCGACATCGAGGACACCGCGTTCCAGACCAACCTGGAGGCCGCCGAAGAGGTGGCGCGCCAGCTGCGCCTGCGCGACCTGGGCGGCCTGGTGGTCATCGACTTCATCGACATGGCCTCCAACAAGCACCAGCGCGAGGTCGAGAACCGCCTGCAGAACGCGCTCAAGTACGACCGTGCGCGGGTGCAGATCGGCCGCATCTCGCGCTTCGGCCTGCTCGAGATGAGCCGCCAGCGCCTGCGTCCGTCGCTGGGCGAGTCCAGCCAGATCGTGTGCCCGCGTTGCGACGGCCATGGCCGCATGCGCAGCGTCGAGTCGATGTCGCTGTCGATCATCCGCGTCGCCGAAGAGCATGCGATGAAGGAGAACACCGGACAGGTGCTGGTGCAGGCCCCGGTGGAGATCGCCAACTACCTGCTCAACGAGAAGCGCCGCGCGCTCAGCGAGATCGAGAAGCGCCACGACGCGCCGATCGTCATCGTCGCCGACGAGCAACTGCACACCCCGCACTACGAAGTGACCCGCCTGCGCGAGAACGAGCTGGGCGAGGAAAGCGCCAAGCCCAGCTACCAGCGCAACACCCCGCGCAAGCTGCCGGTGCACGCGCTGACCAAGGCGCAACTGAACATCCCGGCGCCGGCGGTGACCAATGTGAAGCACTCGCAGCCGGCCCCGGTGCGCGAGGTGGTCGAGACCCCGGAACCGGCGGCGGCCCCCGTGCAGGTGCAGGCCCCGGCGCCCGCGCCGGTCGCGGCGCCGGCCACCGGCGTGGTCGGCTGGCTGAAGCGGATCTTCGGTGCCGGCGACGCCCCGGCGCCGACCCCCGTCGCGAGCGAGCCGGCGCAGCGCCAGCGCGCCAACGACGGCAATCGCAACCGCAACGACCGCGGCGACCGCAACGCGCGGCGCGACGGCAACCGCAACGGCGGCCAGGGCGGCAATGCCGCGCGCGGTAACGGCGGCAATGGCGGCAACGCGCGGCGCGACGAGCGCCGTCCGGGCAATGGCGGCGGCAACCCGCAGGGCCAGCAGAACGGCGCGGCCAAGCCGCCGCGCAACGAGCAGCCGCAGCAGGCCAAGCCGCAGCAGCAGCCCGCGCAGCAACCCAAGCCGCCCAAGCAGCAGCAACCGCAGAACCCGGCGCGCCAGCCCAAGCCGCAGCAGGAACCGGCGCAGGCCGCCGCCCAGGGCGACCGGCCGCAGCGCCAGCCGCGCCAGGACGAGGCCGCAGGCAAGCCCGTCGCGGCCCCGGCCGCCGCGGTCGCGCAGGACGCCACCACGATCGCCGCGGCCGCCGTGGTCGGCGCCGCCGTGTCCCCGGCCAACGAGGCGCCGGCCAGCGAGGCCATCGCCGCCACCCCGGCTGCGCCGCAGCCGCAGGTGACGCAACCGGGCATCGACGAACGCGAGAGCGCCGCGGAGACCGCGCAGGCGGTCCCGGCCGGCGAGAACGGCGAGGCCGACGACGCCAACGGCGAGGCCGGCGGCCGCCGCCGGCGCGGTCGTCGCGGCGGTCGCCGCCGTCGCCGCGGCAATGGCGAAGCCGGCACCGGCAGCGAAGGCGCGGCGTTCGACGACAACGAACTGGAGGCCGGCGACAGCGATGGCGACGGCGACGGCGAAACCGCCTCGGCACCGAGCCGCAGCCAGCCCGAGTTCGATTTCGACGACGATGCCGCCCCGGGCGAAGCCAGCGCGGCCAAGCCGCAGCAGGCGCCACGGGAAAGGCGCGAGAAGCGCGAGCCGCGGCCCGAGCGTCCCGCCGCCACCGATGCGCCCACCGCCGCCGCTGCGGCCGTCGTGCCGCAGGCTGCGGACGACAGCGCGCCAGCGCAGGCCGCCCCGGCGGCCACCGCTGCCGTGGTAGCGGTCGCGCCGACCGTTGCCGCACCGGCTTCGGTGGAGGACGCGCCAGCCGAAACGACGGCGACGCAGGCGGCCGACGCTCATGCGTCCTCCGCCTCGGCACCGGTCGCGGAGACCCATGCAGCGCCTGCAACGCCCACCGCCACGGCATCGGTCGTCGCTGTCGCGGCACCCGCCGAGTCGGCGCCGCCGAAGACGGTGGAGGACGCCCTGCAGCCGGCGCCGACGCCGATCGTGGAGCGGCCCGTCGCGGTCGCCACGACGCCGCTGGCCGCCGGAACGGAAACCGTCGCCGCACCGGTGGAGGCAGCGGCACCGCTGCCCGCAACGCCGGTCAGCGAACCGCGGCAGGATGCCGCGCCGACGTCGCCCGCCGCCCAGGAAGAGCCCAGCAAGCCGGCCTACATGCCGGTGCAGACCACGCTGCTGGACGCCCTCCCCGAGGAACCGGCCGTCGCCCCGGCCACGCCGGCGTCCGCGCCGGTCGCCACAGCCCCGGCCTCGAACGTCGCTGCCAGCGACGATGCGGACACCGCGGCAGCGGCGCCTGCCGACACCGCGGACAAGGGCCTGTTCGACGCCCCGCCGGCGGATGCACCGGTCGCGGTCGCCCAGCACCAGCCGCCGCGCAGCGCGCATGACGACGGCGAGAGCGACGACGACAAGGAGCACAAGGAACGCGCCGGCTGA
- a CDS encoding RluA family pseudouridine synthase, giving the protein MTSSPIPPKPRDVATSAVRILKVPEDRAGQRVDNFLLGELKGAPRSLIYKLMRSGQVRVNGGRTKAERKLEAGDEVRIPPVRLAEEGEKTAPPEAFMARLEAAIVYEDARLLALNKPSGVASHGGSGISFGAIETLRALRPNQTLELVHRLDRDTSGLLIVAKKRSALTEMQALMREDDRVEGRGISKRYLTLLVGRMPDGVMSVDAPLHIGLRQGGERHVQVNAAGKESLSHFRVLERRGGHSYCEVRIETGRTHQIRVHAQHLGHPVAGDDKYGDPAVNKRLREQIGLKRLFLHAASLEFTLDGGKTPYLLNAPLADELAEALNRLG; this is encoded by the coding sequence ATGACTTCTTCCCCGATCCCTCCCAAGCCGCGCGACGTCGCGACCAGCGCGGTGCGCATTCTCAAGGTCCCGGAAGACAGGGCTGGACAGCGTGTAGACAATTTCCTGCTCGGCGAGCTCAAGGGCGCCCCGCGCAGCCTGATCTACAAGCTGATGCGCAGCGGCCAGGTCCGTGTCAACGGCGGCCGCACCAAGGCCGAGCGCAAGCTGGAGGCGGGCGACGAGGTGCGCATCCCGCCGGTGCGGCTGGCCGAGGAGGGCGAGAAGACCGCGCCGCCGGAGGCGTTCATGGCCCGGCTGGAGGCGGCGATCGTCTACGAGGACGCGCGGCTGCTGGCGCTGAACAAGCCGTCCGGGGTCGCCAGCCATGGCGGCAGCGGGATCAGCTTCGGCGCGATCGAGACGCTGCGCGCCTTGCGCCCGAACCAGACCCTGGAACTGGTGCATCGCCTGGACCGCGACACCTCCGGGCTGCTGATCGTGGCCAAGAAGCGCTCGGCGCTGACCGAGATGCAGGCGCTGATGCGCGAGGACGACCGGGTCGAGGGCCGCGGCATCAGCAAGCGCTACCTGACCCTGCTGGTCGGGCGCATGCCCGACGGGGTGATGAGCGTGGACGCGCCGCTGCACATCGGCCTGCGCCAGGGCGGGGAGCGCCACGTGCAGGTGAACGCGGCCGGCAAGGAATCGCTGAGCCATTTCCGGGTGCTGGAGCGGCGCGGCGGACATTCCTATTGCGAGGTGCGGATCGAGACCGGCCGCACCCACCAGATCCGCGTGCATGCCCAGCACCTGGGCCATCCGGTCGCCGGCGACGACAAGTACGGCGATCCGGCGGTCAACAAACGCCTGCGCGAGCAGATCGGGCTCAAGCGCCTGTTCCTGCACGCCGCGTCGCTGGAGTTCACCCTGGACGGCGGCAAGACACCTTATCTATTGAACGCGCCGTTGGCCGATGAACTGGCCGAGGCGCTGAACCGTCTGGGCTGA
- a CDS encoding DUF3300 domain-containing protein produces the protein MDLRSLPPARLALFTALSVVALGACQRQDAPAPAAQADAPAPAAAPAPAPYVPPTADQLYQLVAPIALFPDKLLAQTLAASVYPDQVVSAQDWLRNNRSLSASNRLQAAAAQPWDPSVKALTAFPDVVDQLAGNGNWTRALGDAYAHDPNQVLDAVQVMRQRAQAQGHLRSTPQQRVQVLQRTVVEPAPAYADAVPPPTRTIVIEPAQPDVVYVPRYDPDVVYGAPVNVYREYRYRPPRPYYDSGDLVTAGIISFGVGVLVGDALDHHHHGVFGWLEPAPPWHRWGWNNWGVNWNAPPSAPNYVVYRNSVYAPRTTIINNHYDNRSYVHNDYRGAPPPAAPMGGPGDQQAFAATHAPGAAMAAAAMGARAPAAAFGPARTAPHAMPQTMPHFTSQMLQAGRPVAAMAPPAQRPPSPGMPAAMAAARDPRLPPGVAHAAAPQRTLAMAQPNAPRTAPSMPVPQFHGRPVPQSLTPTPMPRAAVANHGTMPAPRFGEPPRHGADPGMQPAAGGARDGFAREMPRTPPPRQAMPAGAPRTQAWHAPAPERVARAPEMPREAMRAPMPEPRQEQRVARFVPPPHMAAPRPAEPRPAPSRPAPAHHDGHHDHDHHNS, from the coding sequence ATGGATCTCCGTTCCCTGCCCCCGGCCAGGCTTGCCCTGTTCACCGCCCTGAGCGTGGTGGCGTTAGGCGCCTGCCAGCGACAAGACGCGCCGGCCCCCGCGGCGCAGGCCGATGCGCCCGCCCCCGCCGCGGCACCCGCGCCTGCCCCCTACGTGCCGCCCACCGCCGACCAGCTCTATCAGCTGGTGGCGCCGATCGCGCTGTTCCCGGACAAGCTGCTGGCGCAGACGCTGGCCGCCTCGGTGTATCCGGACCAGGTGGTGTCCGCGCAGGACTGGCTGCGCAACAACCGCAGCCTGTCCGCCAGCAACCGCCTGCAGGCCGCGGCGGCGCAACCCTGGGATCCCAGCGTCAAGGCGCTGACCGCCTTCCCCGACGTGGTCGATCAACTGGCCGGCAACGGCAACTGGACCCGCGCGCTGGGCGACGCCTATGCCCACGATCCCAACCAGGTGCTGGACGCGGTGCAGGTCATGCGCCAGCGCGCGCAGGCGCAGGGCCACCTGCGCAGCACTCCGCAGCAGCGCGTGCAGGTGCTGCAACGCACCGTGGTGGAGCCGGCCCCGGCCTATGCCGACGCGGTGCCGCCGCCGACCCGCACCATCGTGATCGAGCCGGCGCAGCCGGACGTGGTCTACGTGCCGCGCTACGACCCCGACGTGGTCTACGGCGCGCCGGTCAATGTCTATCGCGAATACCGCTACCGTCCGCCGCGCCCCTACTACGACAGCGGCGACCTGGTCACCGCCGGCATCATCTCCTTCGGCGTCGGCGTGCTGGTCGGCGACGCGCTCGACCACCACCATCACGGCGTGTTCGGCTGGCTGGAACCGGCCCCGCCGTGGCACCGCTGGGGCTGGAACAACTGGGGGGTGAACTGGAACGCGCCGCCGTCGGCGCCCAACTACGTGGTCTACCGCAACAGCGTGTACGCGCCGCGCACCACCATCATCAACAACCACTACGACAACCGCAGCTACGTGCACAACGACTACCGCGGCGCGCCGCCACCGGCCGCACCGATGGGCGGGCCGGGTGACCAGCAGGCCTTCGCCGCCACGCATGCGCCGGGCGCCGCAATGGCCGCGGCGGCGATGGGCGCGCGCGCGCCGGCGGCGGCGTTCGGGCCGGCACGCACCGCGCCGCACGCGATGCCGCAGACCATGCCGCACTTCACCAGCCAGATGCTGCAGGCCGGCCGCCCGGTGGCGGCGATGGCGCCGCCCGCGCAGCGCCCGCCGTCTCCGGGGATGCCGGCCGCCATGGCTGCGGCGCGCGATCCGCGGCTGCCGCCTGGCGTCGCGCATGCCGCGGCGCCGCAACGCACGCTGGCGATGGCCCAGCCGAACGCACCGCGCACGGCACCGTCGATGCCGGTCCCGCAGTTCCATGGCCGGCCGGTGCCGCAGTCACTGACGCCCACGCCGATGCCGCGCGCGGCTGTCGCCAACCACGGCACCATGCCGGCGCCGCGCTTCGGCGAACCGCCGCGGCACGGCGCCGACCCGGGCATGCAGCCCGCCGCCGGCGGCGCCCGCGACGGCTTCGCACGCGAAATGCCGCGGACGCCGCCGCCCCGGCAGGCGATGCCGGCCGGGGCCCCGCGTACGCAGGCCTGGCATGCGCCAGCGCCCGAGCGCGTGGCGCGCGCGCCGGAAATGCCGCGCGAGGCGATGCGCGCGCCGATGCCGGAGCCGCGCCAGGAGCAGCGTGTCGCCCGCTTCGTCCCGCCTCCGCACATGGCCGCCCCGCGGCCGGCCGAGCCACGCCCGGCACCGTCGCGGCCGGCGCCCGCCCACCACGACGGCCATCACGACCACGATCACCACAACAGCTAA